The following proteins come from a genomic window of Lolium rigidum isolate FL_2022 chromosome 5, APGP_CSIRO_Lrig_0.1, whole genome shotgun sequence:
- the LOC124656685 gene encoding transcription factor WRKY19-like encodes MESLVDGNGGGSRRVMTELSHIQELVKQLDVHLGGCPDLCKHLTEQIVIVTEKSIGMIMSGHFHGSKRSAADARIDSGMPKKRKMMEKGDRRVRVSSAGGGADAREDDGFSWRKYGQKEILGAQHPRAYYRCTHRKTQGCAAIKQVQRADEDPTLYDVTYHGTHTCLHKTAAAQVVKVLPATPNPDAGSLLKSLSSSLTVNTEGLTPGPQQSTPFSFSSPSVSGLTAPPEHYTFSTPSTSENCSGQGVSLSPSLPELSPATSDWSYIPFEEDSSIVSALVSATSIPETAFSLDELFDPNFDVSFFLAEM; translated from the exons ATGGAGAGCTTGGTGGACGGCAACGGAGGAGGGAGCCGTCGGGTGATGACCGAGCTGAGCCACATCCAAGAGCTGGTGAAGCAGCTGGACGTGCACCTGGGGGGCTGTCCCGACCTCTGCAAGCACCTGACCGAGCAGATCGTCATCGTCACCGAGAAGTCCATCGGCATGATTATGTCCGGGCACTTCCACGGCTCGAAGCGCTCTGCCGCCGACGCCCGCATCGACTCCGGCATGCCTAAGAAGAG GAAGATGATGGAGAAAGGGGATCGTCGGGTAAGGGTGAGCTCGGCGGGAGGAGGAGCGGATGCCCGAGAGGACGACGGCTTCAGCTGGAGGAAGTACGGGCAGAAGGAGATCCTTGGAGCCCAGCACCCAAG GGCATACTACCGTTGCACGCACCGGAAAACTCAGGGCTGCGCCGCGATCAAGCAGGTGCAGCGCGCCGACGAGGACCCGACGCTCTACGACGTGACCTACCACGGCACACACACGTGCCTTCAtaagacggcggcggcgcaggtggtCAAGGTGCTGCCGGCGACGCCGAACCCGGACGCGGGCAGCCTTCTGAAGAGCCTGAGCTCGAGCCTGACGGTGAACACCGAGGGCCTCACACCCGGGCCTCAGCAGTCCACGCCCTTCAGTTTCTCCTCGCCGTCCGTGAGCGGCCTGACGGCGCCGCCGGAGCACTACACGTTCTCCACTCCGTCGACGTCGGAGAACTGTTCCGGGCAAGGAGTGTCGCTCTCGCCGTCCCTGCCTGAactctcgccggcgacctcggacTGGAGCTACATCCCGTTCGAGGAGGATTCGAGTATAGTGTCCGCGCTGGTCTCTGCCACGAGTATACCGGAGACCGCCTTCTCCCTCGACGAGTTGTTCGACCCGAACTTTGACGTTTCTTTCTTCCTTGCCGAGATGTGA